A window from Phalacrocorax carbo chromosome 29, bPhaCar2.1, whole genome shotgun sequence encodes these proteins:
- the ATP2B3 gene encoding plasma membrane calcium-transporting ATPase 3 isoform X5: MGDLASSAGEAGPGGGFGCSLAELRALMELRGAEALLKVQEAYGDVQGLCRRLRTSPTDGLSEGAAELERRRQVFGQNWIPPKRPKTFVELVWEALQDVTLIILEVAAVISLGLSFYAPPSGDTQVCGHASGGAEDEGEAEAGWIEGAAILLSVACVVLVTAFNDWSKERQFRGLQSRIEQEQRFTVVRHGRQAQVPVAELVVGDVAQVKYGDLLPADGVLIQGNDLKIDESALTGESDHVPKAVDKDPMLLSGTHVMEGSGKMVVTAVGVNSQSGIIFTLLGAGGEEEEERKEKKGKKQDGAAAMEMQPLKGAEGGDAEERARGAGARKEKSVLQGKLTKLAVQIGKAGLLMSAVTVIVLVLYFVVETFVVEGRPWLPQCAPVYVQYWVKFFIIGVTVLVVAVPEGLPLAVTISLAYSVKKMMRDNNLVRHLDACETMGNATAICSDKTGTLTTNRMTVVQAFVGDTHYRGPPEPGALPPRTLDLLVQAIAINSAYTSKILPPEAAGALPRQVGNKTECALLGLVLALRRDYEAERARVPEERLHKVYTFNSVRKSMSTVTRLPAGGFRLFSKGASEILLRRCSAILGCGGEARAFGPREREALVRGVVEPMAAAGLRTLVLAFRDFPPGPEPPWDDEATIVGQLTCIAIVGIEDPVRPEVPEAIRKCQRAGITVRMVTGDNLNTARAIAAKCGILPPGEEWLCLEGKEFNRRIRNEKGEVEQERLDKVWPKLRVLARSSPTDKHTLVKGIIDSTAGEQRQVVAVTGDGTNDGPALKKADVGFAMHRQGRDVGPQRLRQHLQVPPVPAHRQRGGRGGGLHRRLHHPGLPAEGRADAVGQPHHGHAGLAGAGHRAADGGPAAAQALRPRHAPHLPHHAQEHPGPRRLPARHHLHPPLRRSSTRSTPARSTARGTSSTASAPAPSSAPSSSAPSPSRSSSCSLGGSPSAAPRSAPSSGCGASSWGSASSSGGR; the protein is encoded by the exons ATGGGGGACCTGGCCAGCAGCGCGGGGGAggccggccccggggggggctTCGGCTGCAGCCTGGCGGAGCTGCGGGCGCTGATGGAGCTGCGCGGCGCCGAGGCCCTGCTGAAGGTGCAGGAGGCCTACGGGGACGTCCAGGGGCTCTGCCGCCGCCTCCGCACCTCGCCCACCGACG GGCTGTCGGAGGGGGCGGCGGAGCTGGAGCGGCGGCGCCAAGTCTTTGGCCAGAACTGGATCCCCCCGAAGCGCCCCAAGACCTTCGTGGAGCTGGTGTGGGAGGCGCTGCAGGACGTCACCCTCATCATCCTCGAGGTGGCCGCCGTCATCTCCCTGGGGCTCTCCTTCTACGCCCCCCCTAGCGGGGACACCCAAG TGTGCGGCCACGCCTCGGGGGGCGCGGAGGACGAGGGGGAGGCGGAGGCGGGCTGGATCGAGGGGGCGGCCATCCTGCTGTCGGTGGCCTGCGTCGTCCTCGTCACCGCCTTCAACGACTGGAGCAAGGAGCGCCAGTTCCGGGGGCTGCAGAGCCGCATCGAGCAGGAGCAGCGCTTCACCGTCGTGCGCCACGGCCGCCAGGCCCAGGTCCCCGTCGCCGAGCTGGTGGTGGGCGACGTCGCCCAGGTCAAGTACG GCGACCTGCTGCCGGCCGACGGCGTCCTCATCCAGGGCAACGACCTGAAGATCGACGAGAGCGCGCTGACGGGCGAGTCCGACCACGTCCCCAAGGCGGTCGACAAGGACCCCATGCTGCTCTCGG GCACCCACGTCATGGAGGGCTCGGGGAAGATGGTGGTGACGGCCGTGGGGGTCAACTCGCAGAGCGGCATTATCTTCACCCTGCTGGGGGCCggcggcgaggaggaggaggagaggaaggagaagaaag gcaagAAGCAGGACGGGGCGGCGGCGATGGAGATGCAGCCGCTGAAGGGCGCGGAGGGGGGCGACGCCGAGGAGCGGGCGCGCGGCGCCGGCGCCCGCAAGGAGAAGTCGGTGCTGCAGGGCAAGCTCACCAAGCTGGCCGTCCAGATCGGCAAGGCAG GGCTGCTGATGTCGGCGGTGACGGTGATCGTCCTGGTGCTGTACTTCGTGGTGGAGACCTTCGTGGTGGAGGGGCGGCCCTGGCTGCCCCAGTGCGCCCCCGTCTACGTCCAGTACTGGGTCAAGTTCTTCATCATCGGCGTCACCGTCCTCGTGGTGGCCGTCCCCGAGGGGCTGCCGCTCGCCGTCACCATCTCCCTCGCCTACTCCGTCAAG aaaaTGATGCGGGACAACAACCTGGTGCGGCACCTGGACGCCTGCGAGACGATGGGCAACGCCACGGCCATCTGCTCCGACAAGACGGGGACGCTCACCACCAACCGCATGACGGTGGTGCAGGCCTTCGTGGGGGACACGCACTACCGCGGGCCCCCCGAGCCCGGCGCCCTGCCGCCCCGCACCCTCGACCTGCTGGTGCAGGCCATCGCCATCAACAGCGCCTACACCTCCAAGATCctg ccccccgagGCGGCGGGGGCGCTGCCGCGGCAGGTGGGCAACAAGACGGAGTGCgcgctgctggggctggtgctggcGCTGCGGCGGGACTACGAGGCGGAGCGGGCGCGCGTGCCCGAGGAGCGGCTGCACAAGGTGTACACCTTCAACTCCGTGCGCAAGTCCATGAGCACCGTCACGCGCCTGCCCGCCGGCGGCTTCCGCCTCTTCAGCAAGGGCGCCTCCGAGATCCTGCTGCGCAG GTGCTCTGCCATCCTGGGCTGCGGCGGCGAGGCGCGGGCCTTCGGGCCGCGGGAGCGCGAGGCGCTGGTGCGCGGCGTGGTGGAGCCGATGGCGGCGGCCGGGCTCCGCACCCTCGTCCTGGCCTTCCGCGACTTCCCCCCCGGCCCCGAGCCCCCCTGGGACGACGAGGCCACCATCGTGGGGCAGCTCACCTGCATCGCCATCGTGGGCATCGAGGACCCCGTGCGCCCCGAG GTGCCCGAGGCCATCCGGAAGTGCCAGCGCGCCGGGATCACGGTGCGGATGGTGACGGGCGACAACCTGAACACGGCGCGCGCCATCGCCGCCAAGTGCGGCATCCTGCCCCCCGGCGAGGAGTGGCTCTGCCTCGAGGGCAAGGAGTTCAACCGCCGCATCCGCAACGAGAAGGGGGAG gTCGAGCAGGAGCGCCTCGATAAGGTGTGGCCCAAGCTGCGGGTCCTGGCGCGGTCGTCGCCCACCGACAAGCACACCCTGGTCAAAg GGATCATCGACAGCACCGCCGGGGAGCAGCGGCAGGTCGTGGCTGTCACCGGCGACGGCACCAACGACGGCCCCGCCCTCAAGAAGGCCGACGTCGGCTTCGCCATG CATCGTCAAGGCCGTGATGTGGGGCCGCAACGTCTACGACAGCATCTCCAAGTTCCTCCAGTTCCAGCTCACCGTCAACgtggtggccgtggtggtggcCTTCACCGGCGCCTGCATCACCCAg gACTCCCCGCTGAAGGCCGTGCAGATGCTGTGGGTCAACCTCATCATGGACACGCTGGCCTCGCTGGCGCTGGCCACCGAGCCGCCGACGGAGGCCCTGCTGCTGCGCAAGCCCTACGGCCGCGGCACGCCCCTCATCTCCCGCACCATGCTCAAGAACATCCTGGGCCACGCCGCCTACCAGCTCGTCATCATCTTCACCCTCCTCTTCGTCG CTCTTCAACGAGGTCAACGCCCGCAAGATCCACGGCGAGAGGAACGTCTTCGACGGCATCTGCGCCAGCCCCATCTTCTGCTCCATCGTCCTCGGCACCTTCGCCGTCcag aTCATCATCGTGCAGTTTGGGGGGAAGCCCTTCAGCT
- the LOC135318320 gene encoding LOW QUALITY PROTEIN: red-sensitive opsin-like (The sequence of the model RefSeq protein was modified relative to this genomic sequence to represent the inferred CDS: inserted 1 base in 1 codon), translating into MAAGWQAAVLAARRRHDDDDDTTRDSVFTYTNSNNTRGPFEGPNYHIXPRWVYNLTSLWMIFVVAASVFTNGLVLVATWRFKKLRHPLNWILVNLAVADLGETVIASTISVVNQIFGYFVLGHPLCVLEGYTVSACGITALWSLAIISWERWFVVCKPFGNIKFDGKLAVAGIVFSWAWACAWTAPPIFGWSRYWPHGLKTSCGPDVFSGSSDPGVQSYMVTLMTTCCFFPLTVIILCYLQVWLAIRAVAAQQKESESTQKAEKEVSRMVVVMIVAYCFCWGPYTFFACFAAANPGYAFHPLAAALPAYFAKSATIYNPIIYVFMNRQFRNCILQLFGKKVDDGSEVSTSRTEVSSVSNSSVSPA; encoded by the exons ATGGCGGCGGGCTGGCAGGCGGCCGTGctggcggcgcggcggcggcacGACGACGACGACGACACCACGCGCGACAGCGTCTTCACCTACACCAACAGCAACAACACCCGCG gccCCTTCGAGGGCCCCAACTACCACA GCCCGCGGTGGGTCTATAACCTGACCTCGCTGTGGATGATCTTCGTGGTGGCGGCGTCGGTGTTCACCAACGGGCTGGTGCTCGTCGCCACCTGGAGGTTCAAGAAGCTGCGGCACCCCCTGAACTGGATCCTGGTGAACCTGGCGGTGGCCGACCTGGGCGAGACCGTCATCGCCAGCACCATCAGCGTCGTCAACCAGATCTTCGGCTACTTCGTGCTGGGCCACCCGCTCTGCGTCCTCGAGGGCTACACCGTGTCCGCCTGCG GCATCACGGCGCTGTGGTCGCTGGCCATCATCTCCTGGGAGCGGTGGTTCGTCGTCTGCAAACCCTTCGGCAACATCAAGTTCGACGGGAAGCTGGCGGTCGCCGGCATCGTCTTCTCCTGGGCCTGGGCCTGCGCCTGGACCGCGCCCCCCATCTTCGGCTGGAGCAG gtACTGGCCCCACGGGCTGAAGACGTCGTGCGGCCCCGACGTGTTCAGCGGCAGCTCGGACCCGGGCGTCCAGTCCTACATGGTGACCCTCATGAccacctgctgcttcttccccctCACCGTCATCATCCTCTGCTACCTCCAAGTCTGGCTGGCCATCCGCGCG gTGGCCGCGCAGCAGAAGGAGTCGGAGTCGACGCAGAAGGCGGAGAAGGAGGTGTCGCGCATGGTGGTGGTGATGATCGTGGCCTACTGCTTCTGCTGGGGGCCCTACACCTTCTTCGCCTGCTTCGCCGCCGCCAACCCCGGCTACGCCTTCCACCCGCTGGCGGCCGCCCTGCCCGCCTACTTCGCCAAGAGCGCCACCATCTACAACCCCATCATCTACGTCTTCATGAACCGGCAG TTCCGCAACTGCATCCTGCAGCTCTTCGGGAAGAAGGTGGACGACGGCTCCGAGGTCTCCACCTCCCGCACCGAGGTCTCCTCCGTCTCCAACTCCTCCGTCTCGCCCGCCtag